The following proteins are encoded in a genomic region of Gossypium hirsutum isolate 1008001.06 chromosome D05, Gossypium_hirsutum_v2.1, whole genome shotgun sequence:
- the LOC107903752 gene encoding UPF0613 protein PB24D3.06c isoform X1, whose translation MNSLSTSASSDSSVSSSTSWFSGIVRGRLDKSSSLKMAGSSSSGGGLASNNEGPIKGKNQFRGVLFKYGPKSIQGQFGCPGLHFSTLVVAFKTGDYKQQVIFIGGLTDGFLATDYLEPLAVALDNEKWSLVQLLMSSSYSGYGTSSLEQDAMEIDQLISYLINKENSEGVVLLGHSTGCQDIVHYMRTNAACSRAVRAAILQAPVSDREYRATLPETAAMIDLATSMIKEGLGSDLMPKEADPSPITAYRYNSLCAYMGDDDMFSSDLNEHQLRMRLGHMSSTPCQVIFSMDDEYVPEYVDKKALVERLCRVMGGAEKVEIEYGNHSLSNRVQEAVQAIIDFVKREGPKGWDDPWS comes from the exons ATGAATTCTCTCTCTACATCTGCTTCGTCTGACTCTTCCGTATCTTCTTCCACTTCTTGGTTTTCCGGCATTGTTAGGGGCCGCCTAGACAAGTCCTCTTCCCTAAAGATGGCTGGCAGCTCCTCCTCAGGTGGCGGCCTTGCCTCCAATAACGAAGGACCCATCAAGGGTAAGAACCAGTTCCGTGGTGTGCTCTTCAAGTATGGGCCTAAGTCCATCCAG GGACAATTTGGCTGTCCTGGACTACACTTCAGCACGTTGGTG GTTGCATTCAAAACTGGTGACTATAAGCAACAAGTTATTTTCATTGGTGGACTGACTGATGGATTTCTAGCAACTGA TTACTTGGAACCTCTTGCAGTTGCTTTGGATAATGAAAAATGGTCACTTGTTCAACTACTTATGTCATCCTCATACTCTGGATATGGAACCTCCAGCTTGGAACAA GATGCCATGGAGATCGATCAGCTTATTAGTTACTTAATCAACAAAGAAAATTCTGAGGGTGTGGTCCTTCTTGGTCATAGCACTGGCTGTCAG GATATTGTGCATTACATGCGCACAAATGCAGCTTGTTCCCGAGCAGTCCGTGCTGCCATTTTGCAG GCTCCAGTTAGTGATCGAGAATACAGGGCAACTCTTCCTGAAACAGCTGCTATGATTGACTTGGCTACAAGCATGATAAAGGAAGGTCTGGGTTCAGACTTAATGCCTAAGGAAGCAGATCCATCCCCTATAACTGCCTATAG ATATAACTCCCTTTGTGCCTACATGGGGGATGATGACATGTTCAGTTCAGACCTTAATGAGCACCAGCTTAGAATGAGACTTGGACACATGTCTAGCACTCCTTGCCAG GTTATCTTTTCCATGGATGATGAATATGTGCCAGAGTATGTTGATAAGAAAGCCTTGGTTGAAAG ATTGTGCAGAGTTATGGGCGGTGCAGAAAAAGTTGAAATAGAGTACGGGAATCACTCCCTCTCTAACCGAGTCCAAGAAGCTGTGCAGGCCATTATTGATTTTGTTAAAAGAGAAGGACCCAAAGGCTGGGATGACCCATGGAGCTAA
- the LOC107903752 gene encoding UPF0613 protein PB24D3.06c isoform X2 yields the protein MNSLSTSASSDSSVSSSTSWFSGIVRGRLDKSSSLKMAGSSSSGGGLASNNEGPIKGKNQFRGVLFKYGPKSIQVAFKTGDYKQQVIFIGGLTDGFLATDYLEPLAVALDNEKWSLVQLLMSSSYSGYGTSSLEQDAMEIDQLISYLINKENSEGVVLLGHSTGCQDIVHYMRTNAACSRAVRAAILQAPVSDREYRATLPETAAMIDLATSMIKEGLGSDLMPKEADPSPITAYRYNSLCAYMGDDDMFSSDLNEHQLRMRLGHMSSTPCQVIFSMDDEYVPEYVDKKALVERLCRVMGGAEKVEIEYGNHSLSNRVQEAVQAIIDFVKREGPKGWDDPWS from the exons ATGAATTCTCTCTCTACATCTGCTTCGTCTGACTCTTCCGTATCTTCTTCCACTTCTTGGTTTTCCGGCATTGTTAGGGGCCGCCTAGACAAGTCCTCTTCCCTAAAGATGGCTGGCAGCTCCTCCTCAGGTGGCGGCCTTGCCTCCAATAACGAAGGACCCATCAAGGGTAAGAACCAGTTCCGTGGTGTGCTCTTCAAGTATGGGCCTAAGTCCATCCAG GTTGCATTCAAAACTGGTGACTATAAGCAACAAGTTATTTTCATTGGTGGACTGACTGATGGATTTCTAGCAACTGA TTACTTGGAACCTCTTGCAGTTGCTTTGGATAATGAAAAATGGTCACTTGTTCAACTACTTATGTCATCCTCATACTCTGGATATGGAACCTCCAGCTTGGAACAA GATGCCATGGAGATCGATCAGCTTATTAGTTACTTAATCAACAAAGAAAATTCTGAGGGTGTGGTCCTTCTTGGTCATAGCACTGGCTGTCAG GATATTGTGCATTACATGCGCACAAATGCAGCTTGTTCCCGAGCAGTCCGTGCTGCCATTTTGCAG GCTCCAGTTAGTGATCGAGAATACAGGGCAACTCTTCCTGAAACAGCTGCTATGATTGACTTGGCTACAAGCATGATAAAGGAAGGTCTGGGTTCAGACTTAATGCCTAAGGAAGCAGATCCATCCCCTATAACTGCCTATAG ATATAACTCCCTTTGTGCCTACATGGGGGATGATGACATGTTCAGTTCAGACCTTAATGAGCACCAGCTTAGAATGAGACTTGGACACATGTCTAGCACTCCTTGCCAG GTTATCTTTTCCATGGATGATGAATATGTGCCAGAGTATGTTGATAAGAAAGCCTTGGTTGAAAG ATTGTGCAGAGTTATGGGCGGTGCAGAAAAAGTTGAAATAGAGTACGGGAATCACTCCCTCTCTAACCGAGTCCAAGAAGCTGTGCAGGCCATTATTGATTTTGTTAAAAGAGAAGGACCCAAAGGCTGGGATGACCCATGGAGCTAA
- the LOC107903752 gene encoding UPF0613 protein PB24D3.06c isoform X4: protein MNSLSTSASSDSSVSSSTSWFSGIVRGRLDKSSSLKMAGSSSSGGGLASNNEGPIKGKNQFRGVLFKYGPKSIQVAFKTGDYKQQVIFIGGLTDGFLATDYLEPLAVALDNEKWSLVQLLMSSSYSGYGTSSLEQDAMEIDQLISYLINKENSEGVVLLGHSTGCQAPVSDREYRATLPETAAMIDLATSMIKEGLGSDLMPKEADPSPITAYRYNSLCAYMGDDDMFSSDLNEHQLRMRLGHMSSTPCQVIFSMDDEYVPEYVDKKALVERLCRVMGGAEKVEIEYGNHSLSNRVQEAVQAIIDFVKREGPKGWDDPWS, encoded by the exons ATGAATTCTCTCTCTACATCTGCTTCGTCTGACTCTTCCGTATCTTCTTCCACTTCTTGGTTTTCCGGCATTGTTAGGGGCCGCCTAGACAAGTCCTCTTCCCTAAAGATGGCTGGCAGCTCCTCCTCAGGTGGCGGCCTTGCCTCCAATAACGAAGGACCCATCAAGGGTAAGAACCAGTTCCGTGGTGTGCTCTTCAAGTATGGGCCTAAGTCCATCCAG GTTGCATTCAAAACTGGTGACTATAAGCAACAAGTTATTTTCATTGGTGGACTGACTGATGGATTTCTAGCAACTGA TTACTTGGAACCTCTTGCAGTTGCTTTGGATAATGAAAAATGGTCACTTGTTCAACTACTTATGTCATCCTCATACTCTGGATATGGAACCTCCAGCTTGGAACAA GATGCCATGGAGATCGATCAGCTTATTAGTTACTTAATCAACAAAGAAAATTCTGAGGGTGTGGTCCTTCTTGGTCATAGCACTGGCTGTCAG GCTCCAGTTAGTGATCGAGAATACAGGGCAACTCTTCCTGAAACAGCTGCTATGATTGACTTGGCTACAAGCATGATAAAGGAAGGTCTGGGTTCAGACTTAATGCCTAAGGAAGCAGATCCATCCCCTATAACTGCCTATAG ATATAACTCCCTTTGTGCCTACATGGGGGATGATGACATGTTCAGTTCAGACCTTAATGAGCACCAGCTTAGAATGAGACTTGGACACATGTCTAGCACTCCTTGCCAG GTTATCTTTTCCATGGATGATGAATATGTGCCAGAGTATGTTGATAAGAAAGCCTTGGTTGAAAG ATTGTGCAGAGTTATGGGCGGTGCAGAAAAAGTTGAAATAGAGTACGGGAATCACTCCCTCTCTAACCGAGTCCAAGAAGCTGTGCAGGCCATTATTGATTTTGTTAAAAGAGAAGGACCCAAAGGCTGGGATGACCCATGGAGCTAA
- the LOC107903752 gene encoding UPF0613 protein PB24D3.06c isoform X3 codes for MNSLSTSASSDSSVSSSTSWFSGIVRGRLDKSSSLKMAGSSSSGGGLASNNEGPIKGKNQFRGVLFKYGPKSIQGQFGCPGLHFSTLVVAFKTGDYKQQVIFIGGLTDGFLATDYLEPLAVALDNEKWSLVQLLMSSSYSGYGTSSLEQDAMEIDQLISYLINKENSEGVVLLGHSTGCQAPVSDREYRATLPETAAMIDLATSMIKEGLGSDLMPKEADPSPITAYRYNSLCAYMGDDDMFSSDLNEHQLRMRLGHMSSTPCQVIFSMDDEYVPEYVDKKALVERLCRVMGGAEKVEIEYGNHSLSNRVQEAVQAIIDFVKREGPKGWDDPWS; via the exons ATGAATTCTCTCTCTACATCTGCTTCGTCTGACTCTTCCGTATCTTCTTCCACTTCTTGGTTTTCCGGCATTGTTAGGGGCCGCCTAGACAAGTCCTCTTCCCTAAAGATGGCTGGCAGCTCCTCCTCAGGTGGCGGCCTTGCCTCCAATAACGAAGGACCCATCAAGGGTAAGAACCAGTTCCGTGGTGTGCTCTTCAAGTATGGGCCTAAGTCCATCCAG GGACAATTTGGCTGTCCTGGACTACACTTCAGCACGTTGGTG GTTGCATTCAAAACTGGTGACTATAAGCAACAAGTTATTTTCATTGGTGGACTGACTGATGGATTTCTAGCAACTGA TTACTTGGAACCTCTTGCAGTTGCTTTGGATAATGAAAAATGGTCACTTGTTCAACTACTTATGTCATCCTCATACTCTGGATATGGAACCTCCAGCTTGGAACAA GATGCCATGGAGATCGATCAGCTTATTAGTTACTTAATCAACAAAGAAAATTCTGAGGGTGTGGTCCTTCTTGGTCATAGCACTGGCTGTCAG GCTCCAGTTAGTGATCGAGAATACAGGGCAACTCTTCCTGAAACAGCTGCTATGATTGACTTGGCTACAAGCATGATAAAGGAAGGTCTGGGTTCAGACTTAATGCCTAAGGAAGCAGATCCATCCCCTATAACTGCCTATAG ATATAACTCCCTTTGTGCCTACATGGGGGATGATGACATGTTCAGTTCAGACCTTAATGAGCACCAGCTTAGAATGAGACTTGGACACATGTCTAGCACTCCTTGCCAG GTTATCTTTTCCATGGATGATGAATATGTGCCAGAGTATGTTGATAAGAAAGCCTTGGTTGAAAG ATTGTGCAGAGTTATGGGCGGTGCAGAAAAAGTTGAAATAGAGTACGGGAATCACTCCCTCTCTAACCGAGTCCAAGAAGCTGTGCAGGCCATTATTGATTTTGTTAAAAGAGAAGGACCCAAAGGCTGGGATGACCCATGGAGCTAA